GTCATAGCTGCGGCCTACTAATGTTGGGATGGATAAAGTCATCGGTCGCTCGTATCGTATCAAGATATGGAATGGTAAGTGGCTTTGTATTTAGCCCTCATATATATTGCTCCTTATTACCATTCATTCATCGTTGTAGGAAAATATTGTTGTGGCTCGAAAAGCGCTACTAATGGAAGACTTTCTCTCGGAATTTAATGAAGCAAAGGATGAAGCATTGTCAGCAATCACCTGTACTTGAAAGGCATCTGATGATTCTCGTAGTAATATTATGTAACTCTTGGAAACTTTTTATTAGCCGGATTATCTAATGTTTAAGATTTGTGTCGGATTTTTTGGTGGAAATGTTTACTGCTGCTTTTGGAAAATTCACTTTACTGCTATGCGGATAATTTATATCTAAGGGTTTTATTATCGTTTACTTAACTCTTTTCTTTGTAAGTGTTTTATTATTTGCCTATTATGTGTACGAAGTTTGGCAACTTTAAAATCTTATTATCACCACCAAAAGTGGGTCAAATGAAAGTCAAGTGTTTTATTATTTGCCTAAGTGGTGGTACCAAATAAGAAGTGTACGAAGTTTGGCAACTTTAAAATCTTATTATCACCACCAAAAGTGTAGCAAATATAATGGGTTTACTTGAAGTCGAAGTTCTTGGTACATCTAATGTACCAAATTCGATGTTCTGGCTACATTTAATGTACCAAATCGAAGTTCTGTTACGACTTGAAAACGTACCAAAGTCAAAGTTCTGGTTAAATGCATTGTACCAAACTTGAATTTAGGACTACATGAACTGTACCAAAGCCAAGTTGGCAAATGTCATACTCATACCAAAGTTGACAAATGACATATACCAAAGTTGACAAATGTCGTATACCAAAGTTGACCTGCATTTCACTACCTGTGTGCATTTCACTACTTGTGTTCATTTATCTGATTGATTTCATACATAACTACAAATCAGGGATCTTAATTGGCGCATAAATATCTTATTTCTACCTTGATTCCTTTAAAACAAAAGACCCCTTAGTTCACAGTAGAAATATAAACATACAACATCAAATGTTTGGTCATAAACTAACTTCCACACAAACTTCCAAACTAAGTACCAGAATTCAAATGCAACAGAGTTGCCGAAATACATCCAAAATACATCCAAATTACATCCAAAAACTTAAGTTCAAGCACGTAAACACGGTCTACACACGGACTTGCCTCCCAGAAATAAGGTCGTACACCTCAGGTCTCCTCACATTCAACTCGCACAAGATGTCATCAACAGCAAGTGATACCCTTGCATCCTCTATTGCACCCTGATGATGATAGCAAATAAATATGATAGCATTACTACAGGACTATTGTTttcaagaacacacacaactaAACACATGGAACTAAATGAACGTACCGGTTGGAATGTGGGAGAAATTTTGTTGCGTTGGACTATGTCCTTTATCCATGCTAGCATTACAACACAACTTGACACACTGCATTACAGTGATCAAACCATATAATCCTTATATAAACAAACCAACTTATATTTACGCGAAGCGATTGCGTTGGGTTACTTACTCATCGCTTGGTGGGACAGAAACAAGGTCAACCCCCCATCCACTCAGTCCATCCTTTACCCATGACTCGTCTTTAGAGTAAAACAGGGTGTCCAAGTACTTGAACTACAAGAATAACAAGTCAATCATATGTATGAAATGTATGCGATAATTATTAAATGTTTTTAGATACAATCATTACCATGTGGCTAAACAGACGACCGTGCTCAGACAAAGGCTCGTCTGATGTAGGATCAAGGACCCAAATCCGCTTATCCTTCATGGATAATGCAACACAATACCAACGTGTGTGCGGTGGAAGTGTGAAGTACATGTGCAACACGGGTACTACAACCTGGCATGAATTGCAAAATAGATACGATAAGTTAAAtggtaaattaaaaatttaccaATAATTATCACAAATGTATTTAATTTAGAATGTGATGTTATCTCACATACCACAAACATTTCCCGAATGACGAGGTTTTCAAAGGGGGCACCGAATGGGGCTACAAGAGACTGGGGAGGTTCGTTTGTTTGTACCTTAACCTGCCACAATTAGAAGGTGTACTAATTACCTCAAGATACGTTTACAAAAAAATTATCAGATCATGATAACATAGATGAGAAATACGTCTGAAAACTAACCCCGAAACCAGGTTCAAGCATTACACTTCGTCCTCTACCGGCACCCAATTCTGCCTTCCACCTGCTAGTATACATCTTACTAGCCACTTTGACGTATTCTATCCCCGCATACTCATCCATTGCTACCATTCGATACATCTGATATTTGCTTAGACATAAACCATCGAACTCAATCAACTCTGGTCCTTCATCCCTGCATATATTGATCAATTGAAGGATAATTAACTGTCGTATTCCAAGTTAAAACTTGTAAACATTAACAAAATACAAATACATTAATAATCATAATTTACTAAAAAGTTTGACATTTACTTGCTATTTCCCTGGCACTCCTTGATGAAAGCAACCAATTCCTTCTCCATATCAGTACGACTCTTCCGGGAGCTCCTAAGAGGTGAAACTCCCTTTAAAATTTCAGTGGTGATTACCTGTGCAATTTGGATATGTATATAACCCAACATTAAAATTATCTAAGATAAGTATATCTTGGATTGTTCATTCACAGTAGTGTAAGAAAATGTACCGGCTTCTGAGCAGGAGATTGTACTTCAGTCTGTAGCGTGGTCATAGATTTCGTAGGGACAGAACAATCAGAGGAAGAGGGAGCCATAAATCCAAGAACATCTGAGGTAACCGCAGAAGAAGGACCAGGGGTTATAGGATCACTCACCAAAACTGGAGAGACTGAAGTGGAAGGAGGAGGGAACCCAAAGCCTCGGGTGCCAAAACCCCGAGCTGAACCAAAGGCCGGTGCAAAACCCACCGGCGACGGAACTCCAAACTGCTGCGCAGTGGCCGTAGGAATTGTGGTCGGCCTCATTGTCTGCGTACCTCCGAGAGCAGGGCAAACAGCCACACCACCCACACTACCACCACTTGTACCTCCACTTTGAGTGTCCTTCAACCCACTATCTTGTTCCCTCACCCCTACTATTCTTGACAAATCAAGTTTCATACTTCTTAAAACCTCTCCTTGGTTGTGCATTTGCTCCTCGATTCTCTCAAATCGGCTTGTTAAAACATTCAGAACCTGTATACAAATTTCAATCACACAATCAGAATATCTAGTGCGCTCGCGGGACAGAAGCCAGAAACTTATAAACTAATCAACTAATAATCTAATTAAACCAAATTGGATTAGAAACAATAGATTAAACCTCTTTTGCAATGTAGGAACCCCGCATATCTCTTGGCAATCGAGGATGGTGTCTCTCGCCGTAAGCAACATCAACAGACTGGTTGTGGAACATCAAAATAAAACATCAGTCCATATATGAATGAATCATTATACTGCTGAATCACTACTAACACAACAGAAATTTTTGGTATTCCATCTCACCTGAGTTCTTCCATAGTCACCTCCAGCTTTCTTGTCTGCCTCTATCAGGGCATCCACATCAGATTGGGACCACACAGCCACCCTCGGCATAACACACCAT
This sequence is a window from Spinacia oleracea cultivar Varoflay chromosome 1, BTI_SOV_V1, whole genome shotgun sequence. Protein-coding genes within it:
- the LOC110798742 gene encoding uncharacterized protein isoform X1, which encodes MGKRNAPLPKEKKTEEDVVKGKGVSTRAGARTRTTACGLKAVEGSSSGKKRKVYDAETSGEEEPRTESNDDEDVVSIHNLTTTIRPMLSVGAQVKKSETVVSTRLRKGMHENDRIEVFSKLVSLLDDSRRDLVRKMGFGALLTVKLRNLSPEFAYWLVTRVDGANGVFYGGGDMEFSLDPIQFNCVLGLPMGTQPVPSLNGNLDTRNRNIADHIVKMYGDSGGVSVQKAWEFAVGMRDGQGKAVATIVPIVTREEEFEFRIAFMIVILELVLCPSTDGFTLAGRLLPAASVAPESNSYDWCTFCLEWLKIWCKMFAHQFDQHGVVSGLGGCSLFLTVFYLDHLNVVPRQWCVMPRVAVWSQSDVDALIEADKKAGGDYGRTQSVDVAYGERHHPRLPRDMRGSYIAKEVLNVLTSRFERIEEQMHNQGEVLRSMKLDLSRIVGVREQDSGLKDTQSGGTSGGSVGGVAVCPALGGTQTMRPTTIPTATAQQFGVPSPVGFAPAFGSARGFGTRGFGFPPPSTSVSPVLVSDPITPGPSSAVTSDVLGFMAPSSSDCSVPTKSMTTLQTEVQSPAQKPVITTEILKGVSPLRSSRKSRTDMEKELVAFIKECQGNSKDEGPELIEFDGLCLSKYQMYRMVAMDEYAGIEYVKVASKMYTSRWKAELGAGRGRSVMLEPGFGVKVQTNEPPQSLVAPFGAPFENLVIREMFVVVVPVLHMYFTLPPHTRWYCVALSMKDKRIWVLDPTSDEPLSEHGRLFSHMFKYLDTLFYSKDESWVKDGLSGWGVDLVSVPPSDDVSSCVVMLAWIKDIVQRNKISPTFQPGAIEDARVSLAVDDILCELNVRRPEVYDLISGRQVRV
- the LOC110798742 gene encoding uncharacterized protein isoform X2, translating into MGKRNAPLPKEKKTEEDVVKGKGVSTRAGARTRTTACGLKAVEGSSSGKKRKVYDAETSGEEEPRTESNDDEDVLSVGAQVKKSETVVSTRLRKGMHENDRIEVFSKLVSLLDDSRRDLVRKMGFGALLTVKLRNLSPEFAYWLVTRVDGANGVFYGGGDMEFSLDPIQFNCVLGLPMGTQPVPSLNGNLDTRNRNIADHIVKMYGDSGGVSVQKAWEFAVGMRDGQGKAVATIVPIVTREEEFEFRIAFMIVILELVLCPSTDGFTLAGRLLPAASVAPESNSYDWCTFCLEWLKIWCKMFAHQFDQHGVVSGLGGCSLFLTVFYLDHLNVVPRQWCVMPRVAVWSQSDVDALIEADKKAGGDYGRTQSVDVAYGERHHPRLPRDMRGSYIAKEVLNVLTSRFERIEEQMHNQGEVLRSMKLDLSRIVGVREQDSGLKDTQSGGTSGGSVGGVAVCPALGGTQTMRPTTIPTATAQQFGVPSPVGFAPAFGSARGFGTRGFGFPPPSTSVSPVLVSDPITPGPSSAVTSDVLGFMAPSSSDCSVPTKSMTTLQTEVQSPAQKPVITTEILKGVSPLRSSRKSRTDMEKELVAFIKECQGNSKDEGPELIEFDGLCLSKYQMYRMVAMDEYAGIEYVKVASKMYTSRWKAELGAGRGRSVMLEPGFGVKVQTNEPPQSLVAPFGAPFENLVIREMFVVVVPVLHMYFTLPPHTRWYCVALSMKDKRIWVLDPTSDEPLSEHGRLFSHMFKYLDTLFYSKDESWVKDGLSGWGVDLVSVPPSDDVSSCVVMLAWIKDIVQRNKISPTFQPGAIEDARVSLAVDDILCELNVRRPEVYDLISGRQVRV
- the LOC110798742 gene encoding uncharacterized protein isoform X3: MGKRNAPLPKEKKTEEDVVKGKGVSTRAGARTRTTACGLKAVEGSSSGKKRKVYDAETSGEEEPRTESNDDEDVVFYLDHLNVVPRQWCVMPRVAVWSQSDVDALIEADKKAGGDYGRTQSVDVAYGERHHPRLPRDMRGSYIAKEVLNVLTSRFERIEEQMHNQGEVLRSMKLDLSRIVGVREQDSGLKDTQSGGTSGGSVGGVAVCPALGGTQTMRPTTIPTATAQQFGVPSPVGFAPAFGSARGFGTRGFGFPPPSTSVSPVLVSDPITPGPSSAVTSDVLGFMAPSSSDCSVPTKSMTTLQTEVQSPAQKPVITTEILKGVSPLRSSRKSRTDMEKELVAFIKECQGNSKDEGPELIEFDGLCLSKYQMYRMVAMDEYAGIEYVKVASKMYTSRWKAELGAGRGRSVMLEPGFGVKVQTNEPPQSLVAPFGAPFENLVIREMFVVVVPVLHMYFTLPPHTRWYCVALSMKDKRIWVLDPTSDEPLSEHGRLFSHMFKYLDTLFYSKDESWVKDGLSGWGVDLVSVPPSDDVSSCVVMLAWIKDIVQRNKISPTFQPGAIEDARVSLAVDDILCELNVRRPEVYDLISGRQVRV